In Gammaproteobacteria bacterium, the sequence TAACCGCAAATGCCAATTCTCTCCCGTTGATGAAAGCGGATTCCGCGGCATCGAAAAAGTGGCTTAAGTCATCCGGATGAGGAACTACCGTAACTGAGATTTTCCAGAGCTCGCCATCAGCTATTGCTTTAGCAAGTCCCGGCGCATGCCGAAGCGCTAGCGGCTCGAGCCGAACCGTTTCGCCTTCTAAGACTATTTTCTCTATTTTCATTTTTCACCTTGCCTGCAGCGACCGCGGTCTTCTCTAGCATGCCGGTCCTATCCGTCATATGCCCGCTTTAGCTTATTAATATCGATCTTCTTCATTTGCAACATCGCCTTCATGACTCTTTCAGATTTTTCAGGATTAGGATCCATGAGCATCTTGGGTAAAACGGCGGGAACCACTTGCCATGAAACACCGAATTTATCCTTGAGCCAACCGCACTGCTGCGCCCTTTCATCGCCGCCGTCGGCAAGTTTCTCCCAGTAATAATCCACTTCTTCCTGGTTCTCGCAATTGACTTGAAACGAAATGGCCTCGTTGAATTTGAACAACGGACCGCCGTTGAGCGCAGTGAACGTCTGCCCATCGAGTTCAAAGGCGACGGTCAACACGGTTCCGGCTGGCTTTCCATGAATCTCGTAGCCTGCTTCTCCATATCGACTAATGTTC encodes:
- a CDS encoding VOC family protein, with protein sequence MANVQRITPCLWLDTQAEDAARVYTTIFKNSKIVNISRYGEAGYEIHGKPAGTVLTVAFELDGQTFTALNGGPLFKFNEAISFQVNCENQEEVDYYWEKLADGGDERAQQCGWLKDKFGVSWQVVPAVLPKMLMDPNPEKSERVMKAMLQMKKIDINKLKRAYDG